A region of the Dysgonomonas mossii genome:
GTAACCCATATAATGAATATATGAATAGAAGAATTTTAATATTAGCTGTTTTATTTGGTGTTCTCATCTCTTTCGGCTCATGCGTGAATGATGACGATGACAGCACTGTAAGTCAAGAATGGAAAACATATAATGAACAGCAGGTAAGAAATGCCTCTTCTTCAGGATATACACCCCGCCCTTCGCAAAGTGGTAATGGAAGTGTATATTGGAAATCGATAACTGATTTCGTTCCTGGGGATGAGCCTTCAATAGATCGATTTCCGATCTTTACGGATAGTGTTTCTGTAAGATATGAAGGTTGGTTTTTCCGCTTGGACGATACTAAATATACATTTGATAGTACCGAAGGTGACAAAAATGGTATGGTGCTTAGGACTAGAGTGAATGGTGGATTGATTGATGGGTTTGCTACCATGCTTCAGAATATGAAAATAGATGAACAAGCTGAGGTTTGTATTCCTTACCTACTTGGTTATGGAACTGTAGGGTCATATAGCAGTGGAGTGCAAATAATACCCGGATATACTACACTTTGGTTCAAGATTAAACTTCTGAATATCTATGATGAGAAGAAAAAAGAATGGGTGAAGAAATAAGGCGGCTATAGAGAAAATAATAGAAAAGGAGAAGGTTTAACCTTCTCCTTTTTTCATTTATCGCTAAATAATGTTTCCATAAATTCTTTCCCTCGTATCAATCCGTACGCTCCCTTCGGAGATTCGAACTCATCGTAAACTTGTACACTATCCGCTTCTCCATTCGAGCGGTATATAACGAACGGTATAGGCTTGTTTGTATGAGTTTTTATAGCACATGGGGTAGGGTGGTCAGGTAGAATAGCAATTGTTACAGGTTCGTCCCAGTCTTTTGTCGCTTCATATATTGTTTTTACAACCCGATTGTCAAGATATTCGATTGTTTTAGTTTTCAGTTCATAATCGCCTTCATGTCCTGCCTCGTCACTAGCTTCTATGTGTAGATATACGAAATCGTCTTTTTTAAGAGCTTCTATCGCAGCTTGCGCCTTTCCTTCATAGTTGGTGTCGTACAACCCCGTTGCTCCTTCTACGTGTATTAATTTAAGCCCTGCGTATACACCAATGCCCATGATTAAGTCTACAGCAGAAATTACCCAGCCACTTTTGATTCCGAATAGTTCTTGTAATGTTTGCATCTGCGGGCGGTAACCCGGAGACCATGGCCAAATACTATTTGCAGGATCTTTACCCTCTGTAATGCGCTTCTTGTTTACCGGATGGTCTTTGAGCAGTTCCTGTGATTTTAGAATGAGCTGATTCAGATAATCGGCTGTTTCTTGTGCTTCCGCTGTTTCCGCTTTTATTAAAACCTCCTTGTATGGTGTTCCTGTAACATCGTGGGGAGCAGTACAATCGAGATTCTTATTTCCGCCTTTTAGTTTTAAAAGGTGGCGGTATGAAACTCCCGGATAAAAGCTTACTTTCCCATCGTTTAGTTCTTTATCTAAGAAAAGAATCAATTCTTTAGCTTCTTCACTTGAAATATGCCCCGCTGAATGATTCTTTATTTTACCATCTTCTATACAGATCAGATTGCATCGCATAGCCATTTCTCCGGGAAGTATATCTACTCCCATGCTTGCTGCCTCTAGCGAACCTCTACCTTCAAATACTTTCGGAACATCGTATCCCAGTACCGATAGGTTGGCAATCTCACTTCCGGGTTTGAAGCCCGCAGGGATTGTATCCAGTTCTCCACTTTTTCCTTTAGCCGCGAGCATATCTATATATGGTTTTTTTGCGGCTTGTAACGGAGTTTTACCTCCGAGTTCGGCAATAGGCTCATCAGCAGCACCGTCTGCTAAAATTATAATTGTTTTCATTTAGGATCTCTTTTACTTCCCCTATTGTCGTAATGGGGGAGTTAGTTATGTTATAAGTTTAAATAAAATCTAGCTATTTGAGTTACCTCACATTTGCAATACTGATAATATCAGAGAATACGCCTGCTGCCGTGACACTTGCCCCTGCTCCATACCCTTTTATTATCATCGGATACTCGTTATATCTTTCGGTCGTAATTTGTATGATGTTGTTGCTGCCTTCCAAATCGTAGAATGGATGGTTTTGCCCAACTTCCTGGAGTCCGACTTCACAGTGTCCGTTCTCGTATTTGGCAACAAATCGCAAATGTTTGTGTTCGTTTTCGAGCTTTTTGCGCCTTTCTTCAAACTCGGCATCCTGATTTCTGATCGTAGCCCAAAATTCTTCTATCGTACCATCAAAATACTCTTGGGGTATGAATAGGTTCTTCTTAACTTCTGTTTGTTCTACTCGGTAACCAGCCTCTCGGGTTAAGATAACGAGTTTTCTTATAACATCCATACCACTGAGATCGATACGAGGATCCGGCTCTGAGAAGCCGCATTCCTTAGCCATATAGATCGCCTTGCTGAAAGGTATATCGGCTCTGATCGTGTTGAATATATAATTGAGTGTTCCCGAAAGTACAGCTTCTATTTTCACTATTTTATCTCCTGAGTTTACAAGAGAGTTCATCGTATTGATTACAGGAAGACCTGCACCGACATTTGTCTCAAATAAGAACTTAATGTTTCTTTCCCGTGCTGTATTTTTTAGCTTTATATAATTATCATAAGCCGAAGATGCAGCCACTTTGTTGGCTGTAACCACAGAAATACTATGTGAAAGAAGATCTCCGTATATCTGGGCAACGGTTTCGCTGGCAGTACAGTCTACAAATACAGCGTTGAATATATTCATGTTGAGGATCTCGTCCCTCAGAATTTCCGGAGAGCTTGGTATTCCCTTTTCGTCCAGTTCTTCTTTGTATCTGTTCAGGTTGATCCCTTCGCGACAGAATAAAGCTTTCTTTCCCCGGGCAATACCCACAACATTCAGCTTGAGGCTGTATTGTTCTATCAGCTTCGGTTGCTGTTGTCTGATTTGTTCAATCAAATTTCCTCCAACTGTACCAATGCCGACAATAAAGAGATTGAGTACCTTATAGTCGGACAAGAAAAACGAGTCGTGAATAGAGTTTAATGCCTTCCTAAGATATTTGTTTTTTATAACAAAAGATATATTTACCTCTGATGCACCCTGAGCACAAGCGATGACGCTAATACCGCTCTTCCCTAATGTTTCGAATAGTCGGCCGGCAATTCCCGGAGTATACTTCATATTTTCGCCAACAATAGCTACTGTAGCAAGGTCTGTCTCCAGTTGTACACGGTTGATACTCCCCAATGCTATTTCTTTTGCAAACTCTTCTTCGAGAACATGTACTGCCAGTTCGGAGTCGGCAGTGCGTACACCAATAGACGTGCTATTTTCGGATGATGCCTGAGATACTAAGAAAACACTGATACCGTTATTTGCCAAAGCCCTGAATATTCGGTAGTTTACACCGATAATACCTACCATTCCGAGTCCAAGAACTGTTATCAGGCATGTGTCGGATATGGATGATATACCTTTTATCATCGCCTTTCCTTTCTTTATATCCCCGTCGTGAGAGATATAAGTTCCGGGAGCTTCGGGCTTAAAAGTATTTTTTATGCGAATGGGTATATTCTTATGATAGACAGGGAAAATCGTTGGTGGATAGATTATTTTTGCTCCGAAATTACAAAGCTCGGTGGCTTCGGTAAATGTTAGGTTCTCTATCACATGAGCACCATTGATTACCTTCGGGTCGGCAGACATAAAGCCGTCAACATCAGACCATATCTCTAATATATTAGCATCGAGTGCTGAAGCAAATATGGCAGCAGTATAATCCGATCCTCCACGACCCAGATTGGTGATCTCTCCTGTTGTTTTGCATGTGGATATATATCCTGCAACAAGAATCCTTTTTGACGAATTTTCGAAAGCATCTCTTATCAATTTGCTTGACAATTCGATATCGGGTATATGTTTTCCGAAGGAGGAATCTGTTTTTATTAACTGTGTGACATCCAGAAAATCAAGATCGGAGAATGCAACGCTTATTATCAGCGACGACAGGCGTTCGCCATAGCTTACTATCTTATCCGATGTTTTTGCCGAAAGGTCGTTTATAAGAAATACTCCTTTGAATATATTACTGAGCTCTTCCAATAGTTTATTCACATCCGCCTGTAACGAGGGGCGAGCCTCTTCCGGAATATCCAGCTTACTGACTACTGTAATATGGTGCTCGATAATTTCACGAAACTCCCGTTCGTAAGAATAATCGCCGGCTGCAGCCAGATTGGAAATGAGCAACAATTTATCTGTGATTCCTTTAAAAGCAGAGACAACCACAACTATAGGCTCTTCTATTGTCCCTATTATCTTTTTTACATTCGCTATATTAGTAGCGGAACCTACGGATGTTCCGCCAAACTTCATTACTTTCATTCGCTATTATGGTCTTATTTACTTTTGTTTAGAGTTGAGAACTTATCTTGGTCTATTATAATTCGTTGAAGATGTTCATTATGGCTAAGTTTAGGAACTCTAATGGCTCCTTGACTCGACTTCACAGTTTTTGCTGCTTTCTTCACGCGAGAAGTTCCCGTTGTTATTTGTGCAATTGCCTCGGCAAGGAGTGGCTCTGAAGTATCTCCCAGTTCGGTTAATCCGCCTCGCCATTCTGATAGAAGAGGGCACTGAGTTTCAACTCTATTTCCGTTGTCGTCTACATAATAAGCAGATTGCATTGTATATCCTTCCTCCCACTCCGAAACCTCAGAATCAGGTGTTAAACCATTAATATAATCACCTTTCCCATTTGCATCAGTAAGTCTGGAAATTAGAGGCTGTAGTTGCCATTTAATTTTTGAATTATCTGATTTCACGGTCATTGATGCTTTATCTTTCCCTACAGTTGTTTTTCCAATTTGGAAAACTGTCATATAAGGTTTTAAGCCATGTATAACCAACTCGCTGGCGGATGCTGTATATTCAGTAGCAATCACATACAGACGGCTAAGTTTCAGTTGCGGAATAGATGTACTCGTTCCATATACTTTGTTCAGGAAATATTCATTAAGAGCATCATTGCCATATTCTTTTACAATAGAGTCTTGAAAATGAGTGTTGTATTTTTCTTTTGCAAATATATTACTGGTTTTTCTATTTGGAACCAAAGCACTAGCTAAATCCATAGCAGAGGTAAGGTATCCTCCGGGATTGTAGCGAAGATCAAGTACAAAATCTGTTATTCCTTCTTGGCTTTCGCTTAATGATCGAATGCTTTCAATTAGTTCGATGTCATATTCGTAGTTATTTTCGTCGCTTTCATCAGCACTTCTTTCAAATCCGTTATACATCAAATATCCTATTTTAGTTCCGGGTATAACTTTACTTATGAATATTGGTGATTTTTTAGACTCTGCTGCTTGAAATGTTTCTAGCTTCACTTTTTCACCTTTATTGTTATATATCCAGAGCGAAAGCGATGTGTTTTCTTTAAGAATAGTCGAATAATTATCGTAGTTTACGTCTGTATCATTCACTTTGTATATTACCTGGCCTCTTTTTAATCCTTTGTTTTCAGCTACAGACCCTTCATTTACATAGAGAACAAAAAGACCGATAGATGTGTTTTGAGAGCTGGAGGTCGCAAAGTAATTCATTGGTATATATTCAAATCCTAGATTTGCATCAGCATATAATGCCTTTGTTTTTTTAGAAGTGTCTTCCTCTATCCATGAAAAACGGTCGCCATCAACCTTTCCATAATTATAGAGTATACCATAAAAGAATTTTTCAGGATCTTGCGTGTAGTCGGGTGATGAAGGCAAATTTGTATTCCATAGGTACAAACTTTTCATCTTGTTGTAGGCCCACTGGTTTGTGAGTTCGTTGTCGGTTAATTCTTTGGGAGGAGTAATCGGATCGTCCTCTTCTTTATCTTTGCATCCATTGAAAGATAATAGAATTATTGCTAATAAAAATATGCTTTTTGCTTTCATAAATGACAAAATAGTTAGCCTTGGGTGGATTTTTGTCCTCGAAAGGCAGAATTTTACAAATGTATGTATTTAATGGTTTCTTACAAAATTAATTCACCTTTCCCCTGACGAATTATTTCCGGCTCATCACCTGTGCAATCTACAACTGTAGAGCCTTCTATACCCCCAAATCCGCCATCGATAACGATATCTATCTTGTCTTGATATTTCTCGTAGATGAGTTCGGGGTCAGTCGTATATTCAACCACTTCATCTTCGTCTTTTACCGAAGTGGTGAGTATCGGGTTTCCTAGGTTACGAACAAGCTCTCTTATTATGTTATTATCAGGAATACGTATCCCCACCGTTTTTTTGTTTTTATATATCTTCGGCAGAGATGATGTTGTATTAAGTATAAACGTAAAAGGTCCCGGTAAATTTTTCTTCATCAGTTTAAAAATTGCATTATCTACTTTTGCATATTCGCTGATGTTGCTTAAATCATAGCAAATGATGGAAAGATTACTCTTTGCCGGATTTATATCCTTCATCTTGCATATCTCTTCCACCGCGCGTACATTGAGCGCATCACAGCCGATAGCATAAACTGTGTCTGTTGGGTATATAATTAGTCCGCCATCTTGCAAAACAGATACAACCCTGTCAATTTCTTTCTGATTGGGGTTTTGTTCGTATAATTTTATAAGCATGTCATCCTTTATATTTTTTTATTAAAATCAAAAGTAATGATTAATATGAAAAAACGGCCCATAAATAATTATTTATGGGCCGCTCGTCTATTTTATTGTTTTATCTGCTTATTTCTTCTCGATATAATCTTCAACAATTGCCTGAGTTAGACCCATATTAGAAAATCCTCCGTCGTGGAACAAGTTTTGCATCGTTACCATACGCGTCAAATCAGAGAACATCACAATACAGTAGTCTGCACAAGATTCTGCACTGGCATTTCCAAGAGGAGACATTTTTTCTGCAAAGTCGAAAAATGCATCCATTCCGCCAATACCTTGTCCGGCAGTAGTTAAAGTAGGCGACTGTGAAATTGTATTCACACGTACCTTCTTATCACGACCATATATATAACCAAAGCTGCGACCGAATGACTCAAGCAATGCTTTTGCGTCTGCCATATCGTTGTATCCGGTAAATGTACGTTGTGCAGCAATGTGAGTAAGAGCTACAACGGAACCACCTTCTGCAATTGCATCCAGCTTTTTCGCTACCTGCATCATTTTGTGGAAAGAGATAGCTGAAATATCCAATGTTTTATCTAAAAATCCATAATCAAGGTCATCGTACTGTCTTCCTTTACGGAGGTTGAGCGACATACCAATTGAGTGAAGTACAAAATCAATTTTTCCGCCAAGGGCTTCCATAGACTGAACAAAGACTTGCTCAAGATCTTCTACGCTAGTTGCATCAGCAGCAATAACCTTAGCATTCAGCTTTTCGCTCAAAGCCTTGGTCTCACCCATTCTTACAGCTATAGGAGTGTTTGACAATGTTATGATTGCACCTTGTTCTACAGCTTTCTCAGCTACTTTCCAAGCAATAGACTTCTCGTTTAATGCGCCGAAGACAATTCCTCTTTTGCCTTTTAATAAATTGTTACTCATGTTTATATCTATTTATTGATTATTAGCTACTTATAAAAATACGACGATAGCTTATAATAGTTTATCGCACAAAAATAGTAAAAATGTGCAATAGTAAAGCCAGAATCCATCTAAATTTACATGTACGTCTTATTTATAATTCTTCAGATCGATTTCCATAAAGTCTGAAACCTCTGTTTCCCATCTTTCTTTTACAAATTTTACATGCTCAGGATTATCGTTATATGTTTTATATGCAGTAGAGTCGGCAAATTCCATATAAAAACAGAAGTTGAAATTTGTCTTTTTACTGACCTGACGGAATACCTGGAAATTTTTTACTTCGGGTATAGCTGTTAATATCTCTTTGCCTTCTTCCAGAAATTGAGCAGTTTTAGGATCATCCAACTCGTGTTTAAGATTAAAAACAACTACGTGTCTGATATTCGTATTCGTGCTTTCAGCTTCTTTCTTTTCTTGTTTACTCTTATCGGAGCAAGCATACAGAGGGAGGAATAGTAAAATGAGCAGAATTAAGTTTTTCATAAGCGAAGTGTTTAATAATTTAAGATATTACTAAAGTAAATAATTCTATGTAGGTCTTAATACAACCTTTTTAAAAGATCTTCTCTTTTCAATCTCTTTAATTCTTTTATGATTTGCGGACGGTAACCTTTATCATACCAAAAGAAGAATTGGCGTTGTGCCAATTTTTGTTCTTTTGTCCGTGCTGTATATACTTTTTCCAGCGTATACGGATGATAGCCTGTATAATATATTTCTGTAGCCACGGTCATAGGAGATGGGGTGAAATCCTGTATCTGTTCCAGTTTGAACCCCAAAGGCTTGGTCGCAACGGCCAACTCAGCCATATCTATCTCTGTACACCCGGGGTGTGAAGATATAAAATAAGGAATGAGCTGTTGCTTGAGTCCCGACTCTTTGTTTATTTTCTCAAATATTTTCTGAAAAGTGTAAAATTGCTCGAAGCTCGGCTTGCGCATATAGCTGAGCACTTTGTCGGATGTATGTTCCGGAGCAACTTTAAGACGTCCTGATACGTGATTTACAATCAGTTCTTTGGTGTACTCTTCAGATATCTTATTCAGCCTATCATCTTCATTCCGGTGCAGAAGCATATCGTAACGTACCCCGCTACCAATAAATGATTTCTTTATCTTAGGTATTTTATCTACAGCCTTGTATATTTCCAAGAGGTGAGAATGGTCCACATTCAAATTCTTACATATTTTGGGATGAATACATGACGGGCGTTTACATTTTGCACAGATGTTTTCATCTTTACCTTTCATCTTATACATGTTGGCAGAAGGGCCTCCAAGGTCACTTAGGTAGCCTTTGAAATCGGGCATGTCCGTTATTTCCTTTACCTCTTTCAGTATAGATTCTTTAGATCGTGAGGCGATAAATTTACCCTGATGGGCTGATATGGTGCAAAATGCACAGCCTCCAAAACATCCACGGTGCATATTGACCGAGAATTTTATCATCTCGAAAGCCGGAATTGTCTTTCCCTTATATTTGGGATGGGGTAGGCGTGTATATGGAAGATCAAACGAAGTGTCCACCTCTTTTTCCGACATCGGAGGGTAGGGTGGGTTGATAATGACAGACTGCTCACCACATTTTTGGATGATGCGGGAAGCATTTATCATATTCGATTGTTCTTCTACAATCTTGAAGTTTTTTGCTTGATTCAGCTTTTCTGACAAGCATTCTTCGTGTGAAAAAAGATAAATATCCTTTTCCTTCCCATCCGGCGTATTGTCCGACAGATATGCGGTTTGTGGAATATCTTTGAGGTCTTTTATCGATTTCCCGCTCTTTAGTTCCCCAATTATAGCTCTCAGAGGTAGTTCTCCCATTCCATATACCAACAGGTCGGCTTTGGAATCTACTAATATTGACTTATGAAGTTTATCGTCCCAATAGTCATAATGTGTTACCCGGCGTAGTGATGCTTCTATCCCTCCTAGAAGGACAGGGATATCGGGGAAAATCTCTTTTAGAATATTGGTGTATACAATCGAAGGTCTATCTGGTCGCATGTCAGCTCTGCCATCAGGTGTATAAGCATCATCAGACCGTAGCCGTTTGTTTGCAGTATAATGATTGATCATCGAATCCATTGCTCCGGCCGTTACTCCGAAGAAAAGGCGAGGCTTACCCAATTTTTTGAAATCACGTAAATCGTCCCGCCAGTTAGGTTGGGGTACGATTGCCACTTTTAGCCCCTCAGCTTCTAGAATGCGGCCGATCACAGCAGCTCCAAAAGAGGGGTGATCTATATATGCATCTCCCGAGAAAAGGATAACGTCAAGTTCATCCCATCCTCTGAGGTCAATCTCTTTTTTTGTTGTAGGTAACCAGTCAGTAAGACGATATTCTTTCATAATCAGATGCAAAGGTATTGTTTTTTTGTAGTTGAGGTATTTTTAGGAATGATTCTTAACATTTTATTTATTCATGCGAATCAGTATTAAAAAATTAGATAAATGAATGCAATGGCTATTTTGGCCATCGTATGTACGAGCTATTTTTATTATTTTACGATCCTGAAGTTTCTGTTTTGTAATATCTTTTGATGTTTGGATAATATCTTATAGTTTTTAATGAGAAAATACGTGTTTTAGTTATGCTTTAAATGATAACTGAGATATTTGAAAAAGGCTAGATCATTATTGTAGTATATAATAGAAATAAAGCAAGACTGACTTTCATTTCTAAAAGTCAGCCGTTTTAAAGAACCCTCTTGCTACTATTCTCAAACCAATTTATAGAAGATTTGAAAAATTGTATTAGTTAAAAGAATATGTTACTTTTTAATTGTTTCTTTAACTTCATAAATCCATTGAGCTGCATTTTCTACATATCTTTTTATTGGTACTAAGTAGTCTTCTCTACACTGAACTATTTTATTATCAACCTTAATTTGATTGCCTATTATAGTCTGAATAGCCTTCTTTATAAACTCTTCCAATTCAGTGTTCTGCGTTGAAATATTATTAATTTTTTCATTAAGTATTTCAACATTTTTCTTCAATGTTGATAATTCTTCTTTTAATGAATTTAACTCTTCTTTATTTGATAATATGCTCATATCCTAATCTATTACATTATTTTCTTGAATTGCTTCGACTTGTTCTCTTATCCAATCATAAGATTCTTTACAATACTCGACTTGGTAAGGATAGTTATTATATCCTTTAGTAATAATTGAAATTTTACAGCCACCATCCTCTTCTTTTTCAATTCTAAATATATGAGAAATATTCAATAATGACTTTTCTTTCCCATCTGAACTCGTAATTTCTATAAATTTATTTTCCATATTCTATAATGTTAAATTATTTGTATAATCTCAAAATTAGTAAAATAAGGGATATAAATATTCTATCATATAAATATGTTACAAACATCCCATTAAATATTTATACGAATCAGTTGTTGAAACTATTCGCTGATTTATTAAACATTATATCTTTGTTGTATGTTAATATTTGTAATGAAAAAAGTTTTATCCATATCATTTATCCTTGTTTTAATTCTTACGGCATGTTCTACTACCAAAAACATTCCGGACGGAAGCTATTTGTTGGATGATTTTACCATAAAGCATGATACAAAGAATGCAACCTCTGACTTGGAAGATTTTGTTCGCCAACAACCAAACACAACACTGCCCCTTCTGGGAAAGGTAACCCTAAAAATATACAATATAGCCGGAAGCGATTCTTCATGGATAAATAGGAATATCCGTAAACTAGGAGCACCGCCTGTAATATATAGCTCGGGACAAACTTGGCAATCAAGGAACCAACTTCTTAAACAGTTGAATAACCAAGGATATTTGAATGCCGAGGCAGATACTATATTGAAGATAAAAGGGAAGAAAATATCTGTAACGTACGACCTTAAAGGAGGTAAACCCTATACTGTGCGTGACTATAAATATACGCTTAGCGATACCACTATGACTCGCATTTTGACACGTATCCCGATGAAACCTTACATAACGTCTGGGGATATGTTTGATATGGAGCTCCTTGAGGAAGAAAGGCAAAGAGTGAATAGTATAATGCGAAATGTGGGTTACTATAACTTTTCGAAAGAATATCTCTATTTCAAAGTGGATTCTACACTCAACTCACATCAGGTAGATTTATTTCTGGATGTATACCCTGCAAAAGATAGTTTGCCTTACCCTCGTTATAAAATAAACAATGTAACGATAATATCCGGCTTGAATTCAACTGCTGATGCAAGAGGGCAAAATGATGGATTGGTGAGTGCAAACAGGTGGTTCTTTAGGAATGCAGATACTGTGGACTATAAAGGAATAAAAATTATCAGGGGACGAAATAATTTCTTACGAAGTTCTACCATTGTTCGAAATAATTATCTGCGTAAAGGAAGCTATTTCTCAGATATGGCTCTTAATGGTACATACGAGGCATATACCAAAATGGGAGCGATAAAGCAGGCAAATATATCTGTAGCCCCATCGACTCAAGATAGCACTCATTTGCTGGATGCAACGATAGTCTTGCTGCCGGCTAATGCCCATTGGTTTAAGGCTGGACTTGATGGGACTAATTCGGCAGGAGATATCGGTATTGCCCCAAGTATAACATATCAGCATCAGAATCTTTTTAATGGAGGGGAGCAATTCAATATAAAGCTGAAAGGGGCCTATGAGTTTATTGCCGGAAAGGAGAAGAATGACTTGTTGAATCAAAACTTCTATGAGTATGGGATAGAAACCGGACTTACCTTTCC
Encoded here:
- a CDS encoding BamA/TamA family outer membrane protein, yielding MKKVLSISFILVLILTACSTTKNIPDGSYLLDDFTIKHDTKNATSDLEDFVRQQPNTTLPLLGKVTLKIYNIAGSDSSWINRNIRKLGAPPVIYSSGQTWQSRNQLLKQLNNQGYLNAEADTILKIKGKKISVTYDLKGGKPYTVRDYKYTLSDTTMTRILTRIPMKPYITSGDMFDMELLEEERQRVNSIMRNVGYYNFSKEYLYFKVDSTLNSHQVDLFLDVYPAKDSLPYPRYKINNVTIISGLNSTADARGQNDGLVSANRWFFRNADTVDYKGIKIIRGRNNFLRSSTIVRNNYLRKGSYFSDMALNGTYEAYTKMGAIKQANISVAPSTQDSTHLLDATIVLLPANAHWFKAGLDGTNSAGDIGIAPSITYQHQNLFNGGEQFNIKLKGAYEFIAGKEKNDLLNQNFYEYGIETGLTFPMFLFPWLKKSWREQPSASTRVSVGLTNQHRKEYTRQFFNTSLNYGWSTYNNRLRHTLDLFDINFMRMPSMSDDFKKYLDDDKNALLRESYRDQLVSRMAYTITLVNARRLNALYPTYAIRSSIEFAGGLPRLVTTLNGAKVDQETGQKKILGVAYAEYIKGSVEYSRTFYFSKIHSLAYRVGLGLAHPYGNSDVLPFERRFFAGGANSIRGWSTRSLGPGSYRRAEKTESDFVNQTGDMKLEFSIENRYKLTPLFEFAQFIDAGNVWTLKNYETQPGGQFEFKNFYKEIGVSYGLGIRLDLSFLLLRFDAGMKAYDPGLLQSERFVLFKPRLNRMAWHFGIGYPF